The following proteins are co-located in the Microvirga ossetica genome:
- a CDS encoding IS6 family transposase has product MSLFKRRRFPVEIILLCVRWYCKYGISYRDLAEMMSERGVAVDPSTIFRWVQRYAPEIEKRVRPYQGHRSGSWRVDETYVRVGGRWRYLFRAVDKHGRLIASMLSGRRDTGAAYRFLRKAQRAVSDYPPSSITTDKLASYPKAILRLQDEGLLPNDVVHRTSKYLNNILEADHGALKRVIRPTRGFQSMKTAGATLKGFEVMRMVRRGHCMLRHAGVTGEVRLVNQLFGLAA; this is encoded by the coding sequence GTGTCTCTGTTCAAGCGCCGTCGCTTCCCGGTTGAGATCATCTTGCTGTGCGTGCGCTGGTACTGCAAGTACGGGATCAGCTATCGCGATCTGGCTGAAATGATGTCCGAACGCGGTGTCGCTGTTGACCCATCCACGATCTTCCGTTGGGTTCAGCGCTATGCCCCGGAGATCGAGAAGCGGGTGCGACCATACCAGGGACATCGTTCAGGCTCATGGCGGGTGGATGAGACCTATGTAAGAGTGGGCGGACGCTGGCGGTACTTGTTTCGAGCGGTCGATAAACATGGTCGGCTGATTGCCTCCATGCTGTCCGGCCGGCGTGATACCGGAGCGGCTTATCGCTTCCTGCGCAAAGCCCAGCGGGCGGTGAGCGACTATCCTCCTTCATCCATCACGACCGACAAACTGGCGTCGTATCCCAAGGCAATCCTGCGCCTGCAGGACGAAGGGCTTCTGCCGAACGATGTGGTACACCGCACCTCGAAATATCTGAATAACATCCTTGAAGCGGATCATGGCGCGCTCAAGCGCGTGATCCGTCCGACGCGCGGCTTCCAGAGCATGAAAACCGCCGGCGCAACGTTGAAGGGTTTTGAGGTGATGCGGATGGTCCGCCGAGGTCACTGCATGCTGAGGCATGCGGGCGTGACAGGCGAAGTTCGTCTGGTGAACCAGTTGTTCGGTCTCGCCGCATGA